The stretch of DNA CACATAAAACTGCCTTCAATCTTCCAAATCCACTTCAAAGAGTGAAAAAGCCGTGACACCCGCTGCCCTGTAACTTGACGGGGGGGATGTGAGCAGATATATTTTTTCACTGTTTAAAGCTTAACTGAAGATATGAGGGTGTTTTTGGAGATGCCTAAAATTTTGTTCACTATACAGCGAAGTCATTGTTCTTTATTTCAGGATGATGAAGTTATGAGAGTGATTGTGAAAAGAAATGAATTTTCAGATGACCACAGCACCCCCCCCCCTATTTAATCCGCGCGCGTTGCTTCGCGGCTCGGCCCGCGTCAGCGCAGGAATAAGAGATTCTTTTTCCGTTTCGTGCAAGATTCTTGTTCTGGTCTTTTTTGCGTTTGCGTTTTCGCTGCTCTCGGGAAATGCGTGGGCGATAAACTGTAATCGTACGCTTCCCTCTTCTCTCACCGACAGACATGTGCTTGAGGAGTTTTATTGCGACGCGGGAGGTCCGAACTGGACAAACAGAACCAACTGGGGTGCCGGCGGCGATCTAAACAACTGGCATGGGGTTACTGCTGATCAAGACTCTAAAGTCACTGCTCTGCGTCTCGGCAACAACAAGCTTAGCGGAACCATCACGTCTTACCTTATAAACCTGACCGAGCTTCAGGAGTTATATCTCGACAACAACAATCTCAGCGGAACCATCCCGCTTGTGCTTGGGAGACTGACCAAGCTTCGGAGGTTGATTCTCTTCGGCAACAATTTTAGCGGGAGCATCCCGTCTGAGCTCGGGAGACTGACCGAGCTTCAGGATTTGCAACTCTACAACAACAATCTCAGCGGGAGCATCCCGTCTGAGCTTGCGAATTTGGGAAGACTTACGAGGTTGCGGCTCGAGAACAACAATCTCAGCGGGAGCATTCCGTCTGAGCTCGGGAACATTGCCGTGATTTTTCTCGGCGAGAGACTGTATAACCTTCAGAAGTTGCATCTCCACAACAACAAGCTTAGCGGGAGCATTCCGTCTGAGCTCGGGAACATTGCCAGCCTTCGGGAGTTGAATCTCGACGAAAACCAGCTTAGCGGAACCATCCCGTCTGAGCTCGGGAACCTGACCCGGCTTATGGGGGGTGGGGTTGGGTTGGGCCTCCGCGAAAACCAGCTTAGCGGGAGCATTCCGTCTGAGCTCGGGAACCTGACCCAGCTTAGGGCGTTGGACCTCCGCAACAACCAGCTTAGCGGAACCATTCCGTCTGAGCTCGGGAACCTGACCCGGCTTAGCGCGTTGGACCTCCACGAAAACCAGCTTAGCGGAACCATCCCGCCTGAGCTCGGGGGTCTGACCGGGCTTAACCATTTGCATCTCTCCAACAACAAGCTTAGCGGGAGCATTCCGTCTGAGCTCGGGGATCTGACCCAGCGGCTTTTGTGGTTGACGCTCGAGAGAAACCAGCTCAGCGGAACCATCCCGCCTGAGCTCGGGGATCTGACCAGGCTTACGAATTTGCAACTCCACAACAACAAGCTTATCGGGAGCATCCCGACTCAGCTCGGGAACCTGACCAGGCTTACGGATTTGTATCTCCACAACAACAAGCTTATCGCAACCATCCCGTCTGAGCTCGGGAACCTGACCAAACTTTCGTATTTGTTGCTCGGCGGCAACAATCTTGTCGGGACCATTCCGACTCAGCTCGGGAACCTGCCCATGCTTTGGTGGTTGTGGCTTGGCAGCAACAATCTTATCGGAACCATCCCGTCTGAACTCGGGAACCTGCCCATGCTTACGAGGTTGTGGCTCGAGAACAACCAGCTTAGCGGGACCATCCCGTCTGAACTCGGGAACCTGCCCAGCTTGCGTCTCCACAACAACAATCTCAGCGGAACCACCTCGTCATCACCGCCGCCGTCACCATCACCGCCGCCGTCACCATCACCGCCGCCGTCACCATCACCGCCGCCTCCATCGCCTCCACAACCTCCACCGCCACCGGAATCCGACCATGACGCTCTGACCGAAGACAGGGCAGAGGGCGGGTTGGCCGTGAGCCCTAGCGGAGAAGGTACGAACCTCGCCACTTACGGTGAGGGAAATTACATTACAATCGAGTTAAGCGTCCCCGAGGGTGAAGGGCCACCGGATGACGTGCCGTCAATCATTCTTCCTTCCTCCCTTGTTGGGAGTGTCGAGACTGTTACCATTGATCTAAGCGTTCCTTCGGAAGAAGAACTGCCCGAAGGACTCAGTCTTGAAGGATTTACAGCGGAAGTTGGTCTTGATGGATACACGCTTGGGGAGGGTGAGACCGTGACGGTGTGTCTGCCCGCTCCGGGGGACGGCGGGCAGTCAGCATCTTATATTTACCGTTACCAGAAAGAGGGTTCGGGGTCTTTTTCGACGTCAAACATAGAGACGGTTGACGATGGTGAGGAGTCAGTGCCCGGGCTTTACCGTTACGACCGCGAGAGCGGGAGCTGGGAACCTGTTTCAGGGTCAAGAATGGATACGGTTAACGGTGTGGAATGCGTGTGCGGGGACACATCGTCTCTGCCGTCTTTTTTCGGGGTTTTCGTTAAGATTCCCGAACCTCCGGTTATGGAGGAGGAAGAAAGCGGTGGGGGATGTTCGGTTGCTTCTGATAGAGCGGGTGGAAGCGGGCCGCGAAGCGTCGTGTTTAACCTGCTTCTGATCATATCCTGTCTGCTGGCTGTTTCTTGGAGAAGGAGGCAGGATGCGTGTTTTTGGGAAAACACCGCGACCCGATAAAAGGGCACCTCTAAAACATGACATATTCTGAAACCAAAGATTCGCAGCCTCTCTATCGGTAAGATTTGCTCACCCGCGAATTTAATAAATCACTTTTTTAAGAAAAAGTCCCTGAGGGGGAGCGGTGAAGACATTTTTTGTCTTTTGTCCTTCTGCGAGTATTTGCCCGAACTCTTCAGGGGAGAGTTTCCCCTTTCCGGTTTGCACGAGAGTCCCGGTTATCATTCTCACCATTCTTTTCAGGAACCCGTCCGACTCTATTTCAACCAGAATTGTCCCTTCGTGGGTTTTGCTGACGTGAATCCGTTTTACTGTGCGTACAGTGGTTTTCACCGTTATGTCGGTCGTGGCGAAAACGGAGAAATCATGCGTTCCCTCAAGATATGCGGCGGCTTCTCTCATTTTTTTTGTATCAAGCTTCTCCTGGATGTGCCACACCATGTTTCTCTGAAGCGCGGGGGGATGTGGCCTGTTGAAAATCCTGTATTCGTATACCTTGCTTCGGGAGCTGAACTGCGCGTGAAAGCCGTCTGGGACCTCTTGGGCCTTGATGATTGATATGTCCCCGGGGAGTGTGGAATTAAGCGCTTTTCGCAGGGTCTCGGGATCCATCCGGGTTTCAGTGAGGAAGTTTGCCACTTGGCCAACAGCGTGCACTCCCGCGTCCGTTCTTCCCGAACCGGTTATCTTCGTATTTTCTCCTGTGATCTGCCCTAAGGCGTCCTCTATTGTCTTCTGTACCGTGGGAAGATCGCCCTGGCGCTGCCAGCCGTGGTAGTCCGTGCCGTCATACTCGATAATTATCTTTACGTTCTTCATTTCCGTCTGTCTTTGCCCGCCATCAGGCGACCGGTTCCTGCTTTCTAAGTTCTATTCTCGGGTCAAGTACGGCGTAGAGAAGGTCGACAATGAGATTTGCTATTACGAGCAGAAGCGCGTAGACGATCGTTATTCCGAGTACAACGGAGTAGTCCCTGTTTGCCACGGCAAAAACAAAAAACCTTCCCATTCCCGGTATCGCGAATATATGCTCGACGACAAAGGACCCTGTCACTAGGTAGGCGGTCAGGGGACCGAGCACAGTCACGACCGGTATAAGCGCGTTTCTCAGTATATGCTTCGTGAATATCTTCGTTCTTCCAAGTCCCTTCGCCCTAGCGGTTCTTACGAAAAACTGCCCCGACACGTCAAGCATGTTGGAACGTACGAGCCTTGAGATATAGGCGAACGGAGCCAGGCTCAGCGTTACCGCAGGAAGGACTATGTGCTTTGGCTCTCCCCAGAGGGCGGCCGGCAGAATCCCCCATCTAACGGAGAAAAAATATATGAGTGCCGCCCCGACGACGAAGCTCGGGACCGATACCAGTGACGTGGAGATCAGCACAGAGACAATGTCGTGGATGCTTCTTGGAAACAGTGAGGAAATCATTCCGACCACTGTTCCCATGAAAAACGCCAGCACCAAGGACACCAATCCGAGCCCCATCGAGACTGGCAGGGTTTCCTTTATTATGTCGGTAACCGGCCTGTCGTCGTATTTGTAGGAAGGTCCGAAGTCGCCGCGGGCCAGGTTCCCCATGTAGATGAAGTATTGTTTGTGTAGCGGCTTATCCATGTGATATTTCTTTTCAATGTTCTCGAGTATGTTCGGGGGAATGCTTTTCTCGGCGTCGAAAGGACCCCCGGGAAGTACCCTGAGCAGAAAGAAGGTTATGCTCGCGACCACGAGGATTACGACTGCTCCGGTCAGTATTCGAAAAGAGAGAAACTTAAGCATTACTCCGCCCCTCGGACTTCATCCGCGGTCTTCGGTGCGTGCGCGATAAATATCCTAAATTCAGGAAAGATCTTTTCTTATGGCCAGGGTTTTTCTGGATATCATACCCTTTTCGTCCTTGGCCACTATGGTGAAAAGATTCATTCCTTCCTCGAGAGTTAAGGGAAAAAGCAGGGGAACGTTGTTTTTCCCCGGTGTAAAAAGCTTTACCTTGTCGTCTTTTTTCCAAACCGAGACGCTCTCTATGCGGTCAGTGTCCCTGACCGATCCTTCCACTGTTATTTTGGAAGATTCCGTGGACATGGGGAAATCCGAAATCATGATGAAAGGAGGTTCTTCAAAGGTTTCTTCAAGAACTGAAATCTCCTGCCAGGCGCCGTCGGTTCCGTTCTCATCCGACGCTTCACCGGACGGACCGTCATAGCTTGCCCGAGCAACCCTGATGGCTTTTTCTTCAACCCAGCCTGCTAGAGAATTTTTCCCCTCAACCCGTATCCATCGCCCTGAAGTGCCGAGAATTTTTACCATGGAATTTTTCTGTGCCACAGCCACTTCGGGGGCAGCAGGGAAAGTTCCCCCAAGTATGGAACTTGAGTCCTTGAACAGGGCAGTTTTCTCTGCGGAAGTGGAAAAAAACGGTCTTTCCTGCTCGGAGACAGGCAGAATTATTTTCTGTGTCTTTATTTCCCGGAAGTCCTCATCCATTACGAGAAGCTCAAATTCCGTTTCACCACCTTTCCCGCTCTGCCTGAAACGAAAAGGCGCAAGTCTGGTTTCCCTTGGACGGAAGTTTTCAAGCTCAACTCTTCCTTTCTCAAGAAACACGTCGTCCCCCGAAAGATTCTTAAGGGTCGCTACCGTCTTTTCAGATGTTCCGTCTCCGGTGTTTTTCAATTTTATGTTGAGTACTATGGTTTCCTCAAGTTCCGCATGGCCGTTTCCGTTGCCTTTGCTTCCGAATCTCCCGTCGTCCACTACTTCGTGGTTATGGGAGTAGACGGGACGCTTGTCCGCCACGGTTTTTACGAGCAGGCTTTCTTCCGTAAAGGTTTTGTTCCCTGAACTCGTGAAAATGAGCTTGATACTGTCCTCTCTTGTGGTGACCCATCTGGGAA from Candidatus Dadabacteria bacterium encodes:
- the truA gene encoding tRNA pseudouridine(38-40) synthase TruA, which produces MKNVKIIIEYDGTDYHGWQRQGDLPTVQKTIEDALGQITGENTKITGSGRTDAGVHAVGQVANFLTETRMDPETLRKALNSTLPGDISIIKAQEVPDGFHAQFSSRSKVYEYRIFNRPHPPALQRNMVWHIQEKLDTKKMREAAAYLEGTHDFSVFATTDITVKTTVRTVKRIHVSKTHEGTILVEIESDGFLKRMVRMITGTLVQTGKGKLSPEEFGQILAEGQKTKNVFTAPPQGLFLKKVIY
- a CDS encoding ABC transporter permease — protein: MLKFLSFRILTGAVVILVVASITFFLLRVLPGGPFDAEKSIPPNILENIEKKYHMDKPLHKQYFIYMGNLARGDFGPSYKYDDRPVTDIIKETLPVSMGLGLVSLVLAFFMGTVVGMISSLFPRSIHDIVSVLISTSLVSVPSFVVGAALIYFFSVRWGILPAALWGEPKHIVLPAVTLSLAPFAYISRLVRSNMLDVSGQFFVRTARAKGLGRTKIFTKHILRNALIPVVTVLGPLTAYLVTGSFVVEHIFAIPGMGRFFVFAVANRDYSVVLGITIVYALLLVIANLIVDLLYAVLDPRIELRKQEPVA